The window TTTGCCCTGCTTACCGGCCTGGGGCTGCTGGCCGCCACCAGCCTGCGCGCCCAGAGTGAGCTGAACTCCTTTTCCATCGTGGGGCGCGGCGGCGTAGCCAACACCTTTGCCAGCGACTATCAGGCCATTGGCATCAACCCGGCCAACATGGCCCGGATGAACAACGCGGTGGTGGCCTTTTCCATCGGGGAGGGCGGCGTGGGCGTCAGCTCGGCTTCGCTCACGCGCAGCCAGGTCTGGAAATTTCTGCGCAACACCGACCAGACCCTGACCCGGGCCGACAAGCTGGAACTGGCCCGGGCCTTTACTTCCGACAACACGCTCAACTTCAACGCCGACGTGACGACGGTGGCCGTGTCGGCCTCGTTTCCGGTGCTGGGGAGTTTTGCCTTCAGCAACCGGCAGCGGCTTTCGGGCCACATGGCCTTGAATCAAAACGCGGCCGAAATCCTGTTTCTGGGTCAGGAAGCCCCGATTTATGCCAACTATAACCCCACCACCTCGCCGCTGATAACGGAGTCTTTGGCCGGCACCCAGTTTCAGGGCACCTGGTACAACGAGTTTAACTTCGCCTTTGCCCGCCGCCTGATTACGCTGCCGCTATTCCGCCTCTCGGGCGGGGTGGGCTACCGCTACATTCAGGGCGTGGGCATCGTCGATGTGCGCATCGAGCCGGGCAAAATCGAGGCCTACAGCGCCATGTCGCCGCTTTTCGATATTGATTACGGCAAGGTGGTTAACAGCACTTCCTTTAACCTGGAAAAGCGGGCCA of the Hymenobacter chitinivorans DSM 11115 genome contains:
- a CDS encoding DUF5723 family protein: MKNLRFALLTGLGLLAATSLRAQSELNSFSIVGRGGVANTFASDYQAIGINPANMARMNNAVVAFSIGEGGVGVSSASLTRSQVWKFLRNTDQTLTRADKLELARAFTSDNTLNFNADVTTVAVSASFPVLGSFAFSNRQRLSGHMALNQNAAEILFLGQEAPIYANYNPTTSPLITESLAGTQFQGTWYNEFNFAFARRLITLPLFRLSGGVGYRYIQGVGIVDVRIEPGKIEAYSAMSPLFDIDYGKVVNSTSFNLEKRANGLQPVGKGNGFDLGLAMEAGKMLRASLSLTDLGHMTWEGNLLTASDQKLKKLRSNGVDNYDFLSEATKIFASGTDSVFVYQPSQEHTASLPTKLRAGAGLRVTNRLEVGLDVTVPLNEVAGNITSPFVGAGIDFKPNKFIRLSSGVAGGAGYGFALPLGVAFTTNLYEFGVSTRDLPGLLADKNPYASVAAGFVRFRFGEIKD